The Chiroxiphia lanceolata isolate bChiLan1 chromosome 3, bChiLan1.pri, whole genome shotgun sequence DNA segment ATGAGGGAGGGCCAGTAACCTGCTATTTCCCTTTCATCAGTTACATCTAGCCATAATAAATGccctttaatttctgtttctcataTAGGTTTCCTTCTTTGTGCTACACGTAATAAAATTACAATAGTTTAATCAGTAACTAAtaattccagcagcagctgaacagtCTCTAATGTGTTCCCAGATGTAAGTGATCTATAAtctgtcttttgcttttttatagGTACTGATATATTCCACATTCCTGAGTCTTCcaacagcaaatgaaaaatatgtatctcttcctcctttccattttatctttgcttttgaaagtcAGTGGCACCAAAGATGTTGTTTTTGGTCAtaataatttcacagaatatcaAGTGGGCAACATGAACCTGATTCTCTCTGTCCCACATGGTGGGTCAATGGAACCTAAAGACATCCCTGATCGAGAGGCTGCCTGTTGGGATGCGAAGTTATCCTCCTGTATTTTCTCTCATGACTGTCCtcctggaagtattcaaaatTATGAGAAATGCAAAGTGCCTACCAACCAAGACAGGTATACTATAGAGGTGGCTCAGACTCTTGCTGAAGAAATCAACAATATTACTGATGGCTTCTTCCCACATATCATTATAAACCACCTACAGAGGTTCAAGATGGATGCtaacagggaaaaggaagaagccTCCTTTGGAGTTCCCCAAGCAGAACAGGCCTGGGAGGACTATATGGGATTTTTGACCACTGCAAAATCACAGATGTCAGGGGGCCTGATTCTAGATATCCATGGACAAGCACATCCTGAAAGGTGGATAGAACTAGGTTACACACTTTCAAAATCTTCCCTTAACTCAGGTGTTTTTTCTGCATCATGTTCCTCAATTAGCCATCTGTCCAATCAGCTAGTCAATGTGTCTTCTGAGACCTTGGTTTCAGGGAATAGAAGTTTGGGTAAATATATTGAAGAACAAAATAGCAATTATGTTTGTGTGCCTTCTCCATCCAATCCTAGCCCAAATAATGGGAGCTATTATAGTGGT contains these protein-coding regions:
- the LOC116785256 gene encoding uncharacterized protein LOC116785256 yields the protein MKNMYLFLLSILSLLLKVSGTKDVVFGHNNFTEYQVGNMNLILSVPHGGSMEPKDIPDREAACWDAKLSSCIFSHDCPPGSIQNYEKCKVPTNQDRYTIEVAQTLAEEINNITDGFFPHIIINHLQRFKMDANREKEEASFGVPQAEQAWEDYMGFLTTAKSQMSGGLILDIHGQAHPERWIELGYTLSKSSLNSGVFSASCSSISHLSNQLVNVSSETLVSGNRSLGKYIEEQNSNYVCVPSPSNPSPNNGSYYSGGYITKTFGSRSSGTVDAIQLELPQWVRAAEERPRFCKALARAVMKFWQTNYCSQYKHEFLPC